The Magnetococcus marinus MC-1 genome contains the following window.
CAGCCTCGCTGAGGGCGTCGATGATCTTGTAGGGTTTGATGTGGGTATTTAAAAAATGGGAAGGGCCTTGAGTAACAAGCCCCTTCGCCGTGCTCGCCCCTATCTACGGTTAACAGAGTCATGTAGGGTGGTTTGCACAGACCTCTGCTCAATCGCAAAAACGGATAACCGTTACGTGAAGGCCCTTTTATGACGACCCTACAAGGCCACTATTTTAATGGCCAAAACAGCCAAGCAGAGACCGCCACCCTAGAACTCTCGCCGCAAGGCTTGTTACGCTTGGTGCGCCAAGATGGCACGGTAAAGACTCTTTATCCCGGTGATCGTACCATCAGCCCCCCTATGGGGAATACCCCCATGCGTATACGTTTTGGCCAGGGGGAGCAGTTTGTCACCCAACAGAGCCCGGCCCTGCTCAACTACATGGCCGAGCACAAAGAAGGCCGTTTGGAAAGAGGGGTGCACCGCATGGAAAAGGGGTGGCACTGGGTCTTTGTGGCCATCCTTATTGTGGGGGGGTTTATTTGGGGTCTGTTTCAGTATGGAGTGCCCTTAGCGGCGCAAGCTCTTACCGCCATGTTGCCTGCTGAAGTTGATGCGCGTATCGGTAAACGCGCCTTAGAAACGCTGGATAATGGCCTGTTTAAAGTCCCACCCCTGATGCAACCCAGCCGCCTAAGTGACCGCCAACAAGCCCACTATCAACAGCTCTTTGCACAAACCATTAAGGCGCTACCCACCCGTGACGATCTACCCTATACGCTGCACTTTAGACAGAGCAAGCTGCTTGGAGCCAACGCCTTAGCTTTACCCTCGGGTGATATAATTGCGACCGATGCCTTTATCCAATTATTAAAACATGACACAGAATTTCAGGTCGTGATCGCCCATGAATTGGGCCACATCTTCGAGCGGCACAGTGTCAAACTGCTGGTACGTAGCACCCTTGTCTCCCTAACCACCAGCTTATTAATTGGCGATCCCAGCTCAAGTTTTGATGACCTTATCATTAGCATGCCGGTTTTACTGAACCAACTCTCGTATGGACGGGCCTTTGAAGAGCGGGCCGACCGTTTTGCCCTTCAATTCATGCGCGAACAACAGATCCCCGCAGAACGTTTTATTGGCATTCTGGAGCGCTTAGAAAAAAACGCCGCCGCGAGAAAACAGGCCAATCCTAAAACAGACCACACAAAGGCACAAAGACAGGGGAACTTGGCGGAGTATCTCTCCAGTCACCCCTTTACGGAGCGTCGGGCCACCTATATTCGTAGCGCACTCGGCGGCGAGTAGATCGCTTATGATTTTTCATCGACCAGCAACTCCGCATGGATCGGTGCCGTTGAAATCCCCCCATGCGGTACTGAGTCGGCGGTTAAGGGTAACGCCTTAACCTCGCTGGTTAAGCTCTGTTTAAGCTCTTCCGTCGATTTTTGGCGGCTGTTACCCTCGAACAAGCTGCCCCGCTCCAGCACCAGAATGTGGGAAGCAATCTCCCCGCTGGCATGACCGGTACCAAGGATTTCCACCTCGTCGCAATCCGCCTGCCCTTCAAAGGTGCCGGTAATCACCAAACGCCGGGCAAAAACCCGACCTTCGATGCGTCCCTGCGTGCCGATGGAGAGCTCCCCTTCGCAATGCACCTCGCCCACCAACAAACCATCCACATGCAGATCGCAGGAGCTTTGAATAAGCCCTTCTATTTTTGAGCCAGTTGCAATGATGGTTGTATGGGATCGCTCAAACGGCGGTTGAGCAGTTTTACCAAAGAGTGCCATCGCACCCGCCTCTCTTCAAAAATCGTATCGTAGGTGTCGGCACTCCAACGCACAAACCGCGCAGGGTCCAGTTTACGATGGACAAAACGCACCTCGTAATGCAGGTGCGGCCCGCTGCTCTTACCGCTATTACCCGACAGGGCAATAACATCCCCTTTACCCACAAAACTACCCGCTTTGACCAAGGTTTTGCTCAGGTGGGCATAGATGGTACGAAACCCAAAATCGTGACGCACCATGACCAGTTGACCATAACCACTGCGTTTATGATCACCGGCAAACTCCACCACCCCATCGGCGGTTGCGCGTACCTCGGTGCCAATCGCAGCCCGCATATCCAAGCCGCCATGGAACTCGCGCTCACCCGTTATGGGGTCCAGCCGCTCGCCATAGCTACTGGTAACTACCCGCGAATAGATAGGCCGCCCATTGGGCAAGCGACTTAACAGATAGCGTTTAACCCGCTCACTGTTGGTAGCGGCTAGGGTTAGAGCATCGGCCTTGGCACGGGCAGTTTGGTATTTTTGCTGTACCTCGCTAATGACCCCATCCTTCGTTAAGCTGATCTGTTGAAGCTCTAAATTGAGAGAGTGCAGCTCGGACAAATCCGAACGGGTTGCTTGTAAACTGCTTTGCAACTGCTCGGCATCTTTATAAAAATAGATGCCCAATCCTGCGGAGCCCAGCAAACTGGCGACCACCACTAGCCCAGAGATAACCACCGCCCGCAACCACGAAAAGGAGACTCGCAGATGCTTGGCCCCCTTATGGGTGGTGATGGTAATGGTAAAATGTTTGTGCATCGCCAAACCGTTTCAAAGGCTCGAATCGTTATAACAATCCGACGCAAAAAACTGAAGCTGCCGACGATAAGCCATGCAACCTAACTACCACGATCACACAGTCGTTAACCGAGGGAAAGTCTATTTTCGCCGCAGGCTGCAGAAATGTCCAGGGGGCGAAGCATGCAGAAGGGATTGCCCAAATTTTATCGTCTCGTTCTGCCATCATAGCGTATGCTGTCATCAATTTATGGCGCATTCTCCTCCGGTAAACCGACCTTCCTGTGGAATTAGCCGTTAGAATGAATGACTGCCCACAGCCCAGGCAGCATCACCGCTTGATTATTACTGAAACCTACCGGTACCCTTATAACGAACATGCCGCTCGCCACCGACACCCCTAAAAAGGAGAAACACGTTGAAAAGCTTTCGTAAAGAGCTTTGGTTTCAGGTACCAGGACGCCGTGGTTTTATCAACATTACGCACCAACTGCGGGAAGCCCTCAAAGAGAGCGGTATCCGTGAGGGGTTGTTGCTCTGTAATGCCATGCATATTACAGCGTCGGTCTTTATTAATGACGATGAACCGGGTCTACACCATGACTATGAGCGCTGGCTGGAAGCCTTAGCCCCCCATGCGCCCACGGATCACTATCACCATAACCGCATGGGTGAAGATAATGGCGATGCCCACCTAAAACGGCAAATCATGGGGCGGGAGGTGGTGGTGGCCATAACTCAAGGCAACCTCGACTTTGGCCCCTGGGAGCAAGTTTTTTATGGTGAGTTTGACGGTCAGCGCAAAAAACGGGTTCTGGTTAAAATTATTGGCGAATAAGGTTTGGCTTCCTGCAAAATAGCGCCTTGTGTCGGGCCAAAGCATGCCTAAACACCGTAGGGCTCACCTTCTTGAAATGCTCGTGGCATTACTCGGGCGCCGAAAAACCAAATCTGGCTTGTTGATGGGCAAAGACGATGTAACCGTTGGTGCCGTTCAGGAAAAAAGCGCTTCAATCAGCCATCACCGATCTATCTAAACCTTAACGCAGGCAGAATAACAACGGCTTTTACATGGTAGGGGGATGTGGTATATTTTTTGCGGATTGATGACACAAACGAAAGGTTCCGCATTGCATAGGACCGTTGAGACCGTTCACCATTCACGTCAGCAAAAAACGCCATTTCTGCTTCTTTTTTCTCGCCTAAAAGGGCCATATTCACAAAAGGTCTTGGGAAACGCGAGAGAGTAAAACAGAATAAGAGGAATTATTATTAACAGCAACGCAATCTTTATGGGTGCCAACCGGATAAAGCCTCGTTTGCTCTTATCGCTACCGATGTGTAAGGTCTAATAAAGTGAAGCTTATTGTACAAATACCTTGTTTTAATGAGGCTCGTACACTGGGACAAACCGTCGCGGATATTCCGCGAGAAATTCCTGGTATTAGCTCGGTTGAATTGCTGGTTATTGATGATGGAAGCAGTGATAACACCTCTGAGGTCGCCGCACAGTTAGGCGTAGAGCATATTGTCCGTTCGCGTCGTAATCGTGGATTGGCGGCAACCTTTCAATTGGGCTTAAATACAGCCTTGGAGAAGGGTGCAGATATTATCGTTAATAGCGATGGAGATAACCAATACTGCGGCGCAGACATCCCCAAGTTGATCGAACCAATCCTCAGTGGACGGGCTGATGTGGTGGTGGGTACGCGGGATGTTTCTAACATTGAACATTTTTCTCCCATTAAAAAAATGCTGTCCAAATTTGGTAGTCGCGTGGTTGGCCGCATTATAGGCCTGCCTATCACGGACGCTGTGAGTGGTTTTCGTGCCATGTCGCGTTCGGCGGCACAACGTCTTGAGATTCTCTCTACCTTTAGCTATACGCTCGAAATGCTCTTCCAAATCCAATGGAAGGGATTGGCGCTGGAAACCGTTGCAATCCGTACCAACGCGCCTTTGCGGCATTCACGCCTGTTTAAGAGCGTGGGTCAATTCATTGGCATGTCCGTCTCTATCTTGCTGCGTGTCCAAACACTCTTTCATCCCCTCCGGACCTTTATAGGGCTTGGGTTCATATTGCTGTTCATCGGTTCAGCCCCTGTCATACGCTTTTTATGGCTTTATTTACAGGACCCTAGCTCCGCCACCGGGCATGTACAGTCACTCATTATTGGGGGGGTTTTGATTAATCTAGCGATTATCAGTTGGTTACTGGGGGTTTTAGCCGATTTGATTGGCTTCAACCGTAAATTGCATGAAAGCGGTTTAGAGCGCCTGAAACAACTAGAAAGTCGATTGATCTCTTTGGAAAAAACACTGCAAGAAAAACAGCCATGATTGAGAATCGTTCACCCAAAACGGTCTTCATTTTAATCCATCTCTTGCCCCTCCTCATTTTTGGACTTTTTGCGCTGCTCTATCAACCCACCCTATTGGGGAGCGATGACGCAAGCTATGCCGATCTTGCTCGTCAATGGCTGGCAGGTAACTGGGCGTTTACCCCCCATCATTTCTCTCACCGTCTCACCATGTTTGCTCCAACCGCTTTCCTATTCACAGCGCTGGGTGAAGGG
Protein-coding sequences here:
- a CDS encoding M23 family metallopeptidase, with translation MHKHFTITITTHKGAKHLRVSFSWLRAVVISGLVVVASLLGSAGLGIYFYKDAEQLQSSLQATRSDLSELHSLNLELQQISLTKDGVISEVQQKYQTARAKADALTLAATNSERVKRYLLSRLPNGRPIYSRVVTSSYGERLDPITGEREFHGGLDMRAAIGTEVRATADGVVEFAGDHKRSGYGQLVMVRHDFGFRTIYAHLSKTLVKAGSFVGKGDVIALSGNSGKSSGPHLHYEVRFVHRKLDPARFVRWSADTYDTIFEERRVRWHSLVKLLNRRLSDPIQPSLQLAQK
- a CDS encoding secondary thiamine-phosphate synthase enzyme YjbQ yields the protein MKSFRKELWFQVPGRRGFINITHQLREALKESGIREGLLLCNAMHITASVFINDDEPGLHHDYERWLEALAPHAPTDHYHHNRMGEDNGDAHLKRQIMGREVVVAITQGNLDFGPWEQVFYGEFDGQRKKRVLVKIIGE
- a CDS encoding glycosyltransferase family 2 protein, which gives rise to MKLIVQIPCFNEARTLGQTVADIPREIPGISSVELLVIDDGSSDNTSEVAAQLGVEHIVRSRRNRGLAATFQLGLNTALEKGADIIVNSDGDNQYCGADIPKLIEPILSGRADVVVGTRDVSNIEHFSPIKKMLSKFGSRVVGRIIGLPITDAVSGFRAMSRSAAQRLEILSTFSYTLEMLFQIQWKGLALETVAIRTNAPLRHSRLFKSVGQFIGMSVSILLRVQTLFHPLRTFIGLGFILLFIGSAPVIRFLWLYLQDPSSATGHVQSLIIGGVLINLAIISWLLGVLADLIGFNRKLHESGLERLKQLESRLISLEKTLQEKQP
- a CDS encoding M48 family metallopeptidase, encoding MTTLQGHYFNGQNSQAETATLELSPQGLLRLVRQDGTVKTLYPGDRTISPPMGNTPMRIRFGQGEQFVTQQSPALLNYMAEHKEGRLERGVHRMEKGWHWVFVAILIVGGFIWGLFQYGVPLAAQALTAMLPAEVDARIGKRALETLDNGLFKVPPLMQPSRLSDRQQAHYQQLFAQTIKALPTRDDLPYTLHFRQSKLLGANALALPSGDIIATDAFIQLLKHDTEFQVVIAHELGHIFERHSVKLLVRSTLVSLTTSLLIGDPSSSFDDLIISMPVLLNQLSYGRAFEERADRFALQFMREQQIPAERFIGILERLEKNAAARKQANPKTDHTKAQRQGNLAEYLSSHPFTERRATYIRSALGGE
- a CDS encoding bactofilin family protein, whose amino-acid sequence is MALFGKTAQPPFERSHTTIIATGSKIEGLIQSSCDLHVDGLLVGEVHCEGELSIGTQGRIEGRVFARRLVITGTFEGQADCDEVEILGTGHASGEIASHILVLERGSLFEGNSRQKSTEELKQSLTSEVKALPLTADSVPHGGISTAPIHAELLVDEKS